The sequence agtattaaatacgcgcgttgttcaaaataaaaccgccaaatggcatcttctaGGACGcaaaacgatttccacacgtgccattactcacaaaatgattggagtaggttctcgtcggatcaaaaccctatttttctcctcggacgttgaaaattagagttttgaggggctattgtggggggcaaaaagatcctgatgggaacgtgggccttttgagccgtgttaaggaaggccgatctgatcctgggtttagaaattgttagtactatgggtcggcccatacgccgaggatccgaggatccagccgagggtgaccttatcctcggatgaacattgaagaactcgggatttcatagtaaagattaggggatgacatggttaaggccaatggttaaaaggggtgaaccctagaacgccccagaagcaccggtgttgaagaaatgtcaaagataaaggctgctacctccacattaaaaaccctgcacctaccaccctggccgcatttatggggaagtgacacttgaacagtagaagagaaacttctggttactattcaaaggcactgagaagggaaatatctaggctaagggggaggtggggcaacacgtgtacaaagtgttcaaaagaggagtatttaaggagaaacCTGGAATAGAAAAGAggaggactttttgtaacctaaaaagaaagaaaagactaagaaaaggatataatataagaacagctctcggcttacgtccgaggaggccaatttacaatattccttcttgtttccaagtattcgaaatccttagtttttcatttaatccccacatactttcaacctgggtttcaagcccacactctacaaattcatattgtttaaggctcattgggcctgggcccgtaactgttcttggggccaggtgcaattgtgcacttacagctattattggtgggtaaaaaagtgaCGTTACTATTGAATCCATATTGGATCAAAATTAACATCAGTAACAACTTAATACATAAGATTTGCTATGAAATAACTATGTAAATGTTATGGATGTAGCAtgattcttatttttgttggtCAACATCTTTATTAGGGTGGTCACAATATGTTagtcatatttttattaaggtggctatgtgtgtgtgtgtatatacaatttttttttgcaaggtCACCCTCACTTAAAGTTTTAAGTATAGctgcaatgaaaaaaaaaaaggcaaacctttgatatttatcaaaaaaatataggcAAGAGGGAATTGGGCTTGAGTAATAAGTTGAGTTGGCAAGCATTTATAAGTTTTGTGATCTAGACCCACCATTgaaatccctttttttttacctatcacTAATAATTTGACACATTACTTGGGTGTGTGAAAGTTTTTGTGTATATAAACTTTCTTGATTAGGCCTTCCTAGTTGTGTTCCAgccccaaattttttaaaatgaacatTCTATTGAGCCCACGTGTGATGGATAGTTTGATTTAGTCTTGATTGGGCCTTCCTAGTTGTGTTCCAgccccaatttttttaaaatgaacatTCTATTTAGCCCACGTGTGAGGGATAGTCTGATTTAGTAATTCTGTTTTACATAAGGACTTAAGCAGCAAATGGGGAGCTAAGATCATATGACAGAGGATATCATTTTGTACAAGAAAATTTAGATCAGCAAGTCTTGAGTGAGTCTACCAATCCAAAGCCTTCCTGGTGTTGAAGGTCTTGATCATACCTCTGCTATCAGTTAGGAATAAGACACCATGAAACCCATGATATTTAGCAGTAAGACAAGCATCCACCATAGCTTCCAGCAAAATCCTAGATGCTGTTCCAGTTAGACTACTATTCACAGCAAAAAACACACAATCTCCCTGGATGTTGACAgcttcaaaaataaaagcacTCATATCCCTTTTCTTATCTCTGAACCCAGTGACTTTGATAATTAATTGCCAAGGTCCTGCAGCGGATTGGATCGGAGTTGTTAATTTTCTTGGGGGCAAGTGTGAGCTATATTGTTGTGAGAATGCATCCTTGTACCTGCAAGATAGAGATTGCACCATGAGAATTACTTGCATAGGATTAGGAGAAATACCCCTAACCTCTTAGGCTTAGCTGCTCAGCACCCTTTTGGATAGATTGGAGCTTCCACATTAGTATGACAAACAAAATCAATAGTATCAGATGGAGATTCAACAGAGACAAGATTGGTACCTTTCCTTGAGAAAAATCCACAGAGAAATTTCTGACGAATGTTGCTCCCTAGCCGCCCAAATTCAGTCCTGAATCTCTTCTTTGAAGACACTTGACTGCTGTCCAAGACTTCCCCACACTGCAAAATATGACTCTACCCGGATCAGAAGCAGCTGAAGCAGACGAGTGTGGGCCTGGGCTAAGGTTTGTATTATTAGTATTGAGAAAGTTACTTAGCCCATTATCCAAGGTAACTGTATGACTATGGGCAGTCTCCACCTGTGGTTCTACATCAACTAAGTATTGGGTCCAAAACTCATCCTGGCCCAAGACTTGAGTCCCTCTAATCCGAGGCCCAGCACTGGAGTCAAACCTAAATCAATTTCTATCCACTCTTTGGACTAAATTGTCAATAAAAGGATCAGGAATCTCAAGCATTTGTACCCTACTCCATTTCTATGTACCCAATCAGGGCAGTCTTCATTGAGCCTACCCGATCAGGGCAGTCATGGCATCAAAACTTGAGGTAATTTcctttctatttcttctttcttttcttctttcttctttccttgCTTATAAAAACAACAATGCTATTGAATATTGCTAGAGTTCTAGTCTTTTcccttgttttaattttttagaaatgctTGATGTTTGTAATTTGTGTTTGATGTACTGTTTTCCATGTACACCCCTGGTGTACCTGGACTTTTGATTAATACACTtctgttatttatatatataaaaaacgaCCCATTTCTAGCATTAGTAGTTGTTGGATAGATAAATGGAATGAAACCCACAAACAAAATGGCCCGAAACGGCCCCGGGCTGTGTTGAATTATCGTAGTAGTAGTGGGAGTGGGAGTGGGAGTGGCAATGTGTTGAATTCAAACTCTGTGAAGAGTGATCTTAGTAGTGGTGGTAGTAGTAGTACAATGGAGAAGATTGTGGAGAAGTTGAAGAAATTTGGGTACGTTGATGATGGTAATGAGGGTAATGAGAGAGTTATTGAAAAAGGGTCTGTGGaggatatattttatgttgagGAAGGAATGTTGCCGAATTCGAGAGGTGGGTTTTCGCCAGAATCGCCATTGGGGGTTGAGAGTATGTTTGGAGGTGATGGAGTGGTAAGGTTTCCGTGGGAAAAGCCgaaggaggaggaagaggaaggtGGGATTATGGCGAGGAGAAAGAGTAGGACTTCATTGGCTGAATTGACTCTGCCAGAGTCAGAGTTGAGGAGGCTGAGGATTTTGACATTTCAGAAGAAGCACAAGACAAGGATTGGGGGTGCCGGTGTTACTCAAGAGGTCGTGGACATGATTCGTGAGAGGTGGAAGACATCGGAGATTGTAAGGCTGAAATTCGAAGGTGCGGCTGCACTGAAAATGAAGAGAATGCATTAGATATTGGAGAGAAAGACTGGTGGACTGGTGATTTGGAGGTCTGGcacttttctttctctatatAGAGGAGTGAGCTTTGAGGTTCCTGAGGTGAAATTGAACAAACGAATACTTAAGAAAAAAGAGTTTCCTTCTAATTCCTTACCAACAGTGACTGAAAAAACTACTAGGGGTCCTTCTGAATCTGGTACTGATGGTAATGTGCATGCACCCCaagcaaattcaaattcaactgCTGTAGAGAAGAAAGTCAGGGAACCATTGCCAGAAGTGAAGTATAAGGATAAAGTAGACAAACTTTTAGATGGTCTGGGTCCTAGGTACACAGATTGGCCTGGGTGTGATCCATTACCCGTAGATGCAGATATGCTCCCAGCAGTTGTTCCTGGTTACCAACCTCCATTCAGAGTACTTCCTTATGGAGTGAGATCAACACTTGGAGCAAAGGGTGCAACAAATGTACGAAGGCTTGCCATGGTTCTTCCTCCACATTTTGCATTAGGTAGAAACAGGCATCTCCAAGGTCTAGCTATGACCATAGATAAATTGTGGGAAAGAAGTTCAATTGCAAAGATTGCACTTAAGCGTGGTGCACAGCTGACTACTAGTGAGAGCACGGCTGAAGAGATCAAGAAATTGACAGGAGGCATTCTGCTGTCAAGAAACAAGGACTTCTTGGTTTTCTATAGAGGAAAGAATTTTTTGTCACCAGATGTCACTGAAGCCTTGCTAGAGAGGGAGAGATTGGCAAAGTCACTGCAAGATGAAGAGGAGCAGGCACGGTTGAGAGGCCTGGCCTTGATCATTCCAAGAGTTGAAATAACTGAGCAATCTGGAATTGCTGGTACACTTGAGGAAACTTTGGATGCAAATGCTAGGTGGGGTAAGACTCTGGATGATCGtcatgagaaaaaaatgatgagGGAAGCAGAAGTATTAAGGCATGCCGACCTTGTTAGAAAGCTTGAAAACAAGCTCACTGCTGCTGAACGAAAGGTAGCGAGAGCAGAGAGAGCCTTTTCTAAAGTAGAGGAGTCTTTAGAACCAGCAGAGCGGCAAGCTGGCCCAGAGAGCTTAACTGATGAGGAGAGGTTTATGTTTCGCAAATTAGGTTTGCGGATGAAATCTTTCTTACTTCTTAGTAGACGTGGAGTATTTGATGGTACAGTGGAGAACTTGCACCTGCATTGGAAGTACCGCGAATTGGTTAAGATCTTGGTGAAGGCTAAAACTTTTgaccatgtaaaaaaaaattgcattggCACTAGAAGCTGAGAGCGGAGGTGTGTTGGTTTCAGTAGATAAAGTTTGCAAAGGATATGCAATTATTGTATTCCAGGGAAATAAATATAAGAGACTTGCAATGTTGAGGCCAAAGAATCTTTTGACAAAGGGGAAGGCTTTGGCACGTTCAATTGAGCTACAAAGACGTGAAGCTCTCCTTACCCATATTTCAGCCCTTCagagaaaagtggagagaatAAGATCTGAAATTGAACAAATGGGGAGGTTGTGAAAAACCAAGGGGATGAAGCTTTGTATGACAAACTTGATTCTGCATATCCTACTGATGATGATATGGAGGAGGAAGGAGATGAGGCTTATCTAGAGACTTCTTACCGTGAAAATGATGGTGAAGATGACAGAAGCTCAATTTGCAACCCTCAGTCTGAGACAATTTTTCCTTATgatttctgaaatctagattctGAAATAAAATCTGACGTTCCTGAAAAACATGAATATGCAGTGGCCAATTCATCCTGTGTTGAATCTGATGAAGTAGAGGAAGAAGACAATAGCTTAACGAGATTGAGCCAATGAAACAGAtaagaaaatcagttggtgAGACAGAATTAGGACATTGTCAAGGAGttatatcataaaaaaatcataatttccCAGATAGACTGTCACTCTGTATGAATCATTTTAGCAAGACCATTTGTAGAtaaattattgttgttttctCAGAATTCAAGTTGGTGTCTTGGTCTTTTCTCATTTCTAGATTCTTTAGTTGCACATTTTTCTTATGGCAGATGAATTTTTATGTCATTTCTGGGTGGAGTTAGAGCTCATAACCAAGATGGCTTGCTAATTTGCAAACAATGTACTCAGAATCTGAAAATTTGTAGGTtgattttatttaacaaaaaaataaataaattaagctGCTGATCTGAAAATTTGTAGGttgatctgaattttttttcaagaccTTGTTTGATTGGGCAAATGCTATGggtgtttttacttttatttctttacAGGATATGCGTGATTTTTGTACTTTCATTGTTACTTAGTTTTTTCCTGTTGCTTCTAGAACACGGCCTGCgtgcttttttttgttttcctcgtttttctttcatattttttcaATGAAGTTTATTACTAATCAagaattggttttttttttaatgaattttttcagGTTGAAAAGGTCTTAAAGCATATGAAAACCTTAAAATACTAttaggaaataaaaaacaaaaagctcaaatactatgcaaacatataaaatataataaataaataaaatcttaaaattatctaaattaaaaaaagttcaGAATCTATCTCACCATTAATGAGATCCAGAAACTGCTTTCCAATCGGATCCACAATGTTGAACTCTGGGATTTCAAAGCTAGTGGGCCTTCCATATATCACTTGGAATGATGACTCTATTCCTAAAAGTCCTtaacaaaatttctttaaaaccttTTGGAAATCCAGTATCCTTATCCCAAATCCGATAACTCTcctcataaaaaaattcagaaaatccTTCCCCCTTCCACTTAGGATAGTTTATTGCATAGAACTCCTTCTCAAGTAGAAAACCAGACAAATCAGCCCCACCTTCCTTCGCAAATTGTACATCACTACCAATTGCGGCAAAAGAATTTGCCACCGCATTACAGTGTCTACTAACCCAATCAAGCTCGACGCTAAAACCCTTTCCCTCAAGTAACTCATCTCTTATCttctttagggttttgtcaaTCGGTGTATCTTTCAAAACCTTATCTTGAGCAAGATTTTGAGGGATGTGGAGTGTATCCACCTGGATATAAAAGTCCTTCAAACCATATCTATCCATAACCAGCTTCGCCCATTGGCACACAGCCTTCACATCCAACTCCAAATTGTCCACAACACCTCCTTTTCTATTAATGGAAGACCATGATGTACCACAACATAACGGATAGTAGGCCTGATCAACCACAAGAAGCCCAGTCCCAGCCAATTTCTGGTAGGTTTTCTGTCAGCTATTTGCATTTCTAAGTTTTATTTgagcattttatttatttactttgttAAATTGTCAGGTATTGAAACTGTTGTTAATAAACCAACATGGATACCAAGTAAAAATCATCCATTTACTGCCAATATTGATGCTGTGGTGCAGAACTACCGAGCAAATCCATGATGTACCACAGCATAACGGATAGTAGGCCTGATCAATCACAAGAAGCCCGATCCCAGCCAATTTCTTTCCTGGATTTGCTCGGTAGTTCTGCACCACAGCATCAATATTGGCAGTAAATGGATGATTTTTACTTGGTATCCATGTTGGTCTATTAACAACAGTTTCAATACCTGACAATTTaacaaagtaaataaataaaatgctcAAATAAAACTTAGAAATGCAAATAGCTGACAGAAAACCTACCAGAAATTGGCTGGGACTGGGCTTCTTGTGGTTGATCAGGCCTACTATCCGTTATGTTGTGGTACATCATGGTCTTCCATTAATAGAAAAGGAGGTGTTGTGGACAATTTGGAGTTGGATGTGAAGGCTGTGTGCCAATGGGCGAAGCTGGTTATGGATAGATATGGTTTGAAGGACTTTTATATCCAGGTGGATACACTCCACATCCCTCAAAATCTTGCTCAAGATAAGGTTTTTAAAGATACACCGATTGACAAAACTCTAAAGAAGATAAGAGATGAGTTACTTGAGGGAAAGGGTTTTAGCGTCGAGCTTGATTGGGTTAGTAGACACTGTAATGCGGTGGCAAATTCTTTTGCCGCAATTGGTAGTGATGTACAATTTGCGAAGGAAGGTGGGGCTGATTTGTCTGGTTTTCTACTTGAGAAGGAGTTCTATGCAATGAACTATCCTAAGTGGAAGGGGGAAgggttttttgaattttttgacgAGGAGAGTTATCAGATTTGGGATAAGGATATTGGATTTCCAAaaggttttaaagaaattttgttaAGGACTTTTAGGAATAGAGTCATCATTCCAAGTGATATTCATGGAAGGCCCACTAGCTTTGAAATCCCAGAGTTCAACATTGTGGATCCGATTGGAAAGCAGTTTTTGGATCTCATTCATGGTGAGATagattctgaatttttttaatttagataattttaagattttatttatttattatattttatatgtttgcATAGTATttgatctttttgttttttatttcctaaTAGTTATTGCAGGACTTATTTCTAATGAGGAAATATCAAGCATTTTATCCCAGTTCTGCTGTGAGGGAGAAGATACTCCCAAAGAAGAGTATCTGAgtatgtatttttaatttaagttataATGGTATTTTGTTTCACACAAATCATACATTGCTTGacttaatttattctttttttcttatactaGTTGATGTGAACTACAttaaaaaagcaagaaaatctTCTAATGATCTGTAAGTTGATTATTTCCCCTATTTGCTTGTGGtctgtgttttatttatttatctattttaattttaattttattttcttatataggTTCAATTTCCTAGAGTCTATTCAAGTTCATTTGACTCAGACTAGCCTACCTTTTAAAAAggttgtttctttttctctctctcattttttttatttgacgaTTTTGAGTATattaaattggttttttatataaaaattttaggggGTGCTGAAAGTGTTTGCCTAGTACAAAAAAGGTTCAAACAAAGTGAGTGTTTATTAACTCTTATAACATTGCGGTGATTTGGAGCCTTCACCATTGATAACCTTGATAATTGGTTTTGCTCATGTTGTTATGATGGGGGTCAGCCCCTTGAATGGTCTTGTATTTGGGGGGTTCATGCAGTGTATTTCAATTTCTGATTTCCTTATGTCTGTTAGTTCTCctctttgatttgtttgtttttgttacaAGTGCAGAATACAAATCTTATAACCTTTTCTCTTCATAGATAAACttctattatttatatattttaaaaaaaatttataaccttTAAGGagtaaatatgtaattaaatctATAACTTTTAGGTCTTCGCAAGTCATTTTCCATGTAGCCTCTCCTTGTGCATTTTACCAAACAAAACTTGCACTTTTTACATATTGATATTGAAAACGGcatattgaataaatttttctGATGCAGACAAATACGGTACTCAAAAAGTCAATACCTGATCCAATAATTGAATTTCATCGAAGGTGGAAATACTTTGGATCCTTTTGTTTTCAAATCAAAgtaagtatattttttaattttttggactttaaatttttttacctgaagaaaattaaaatttttaatgttcCTTCATGTTGCATTTTGTAGATGTCAACCAATTTCCAAGAATCTGATGAGGATCTTGACCGTTTTAAAGCTTACCAAGATAGTATAAGTAAATTACCTCTTGTGAGTTATGACGGATATCAACCTCATTTAAGAGCATCAGGAGAAAGGAATCAGAACTTCTACGAATTGCTGGGAACAATTGCTGTTGGGGGGGATTTTGGATAGTGGAACCAgttgtaattaaaatttctacTGATTAGGACAGTtccttgttcttttttatttttctatttgttttttgatgGTATTGCTAGTGTTGTAGCTTATAGAGAAGTTGTTAGAATTATATGATCTGATGGTGTTGCTAGAAATGATTGATGGtgttactttattatttttcaacagAAATGACCTTTTTATTTATAGCTTTTAGTCTGTTTCATCTGATTAAGATACCAAATGATCTGGCTTGGATTCTTGCTTTGTTTAATACCATCTTTATTCGCTACCAGTAGTGAAGGACACGTGAAAGAGTGCTCTGGTTCTGAAAGCTTGTCTCGATAAAATTTCCAAACTGCCTCATAAAAGTGCCTTATTTCCTTGAAATGCTCCTAAATGTgctttttaatatttcttttctcatttgaTTTAGACAATTCTGTTCTCTTTGGTTTAGACAAAAAGCCTCCCGTTGAGCTTTTTTTTGGACACGGTGATCGAAAAAATATGGTAGTGTCCAAAAGAATTCAGATATTGAATAGACAATTCAATACTCTAATAGTAATGCAAATTTCTATTTCAACTATGTGGCCTTTGTGTGTTATGCAAATGTTTCAAATATAAATTGCTGGTTGCAATCTGAAAGAGGCAGTGTTCAATTCTTGGATGCTTAGTCCATTTGAAAAGAATaatagaaaagtgaaaaaatagaATGCCAATAAGCATGTCTCTTGTGTTTTGAGGTAGTTGAGTTTGGATGCATATGCCTCACATTTAGCCCTATAGCTTTACTGCTGCAAATGTTACGAGCATTGGTTTGTTTGCTAATGAAACTTCTAattatttgtaaataaatagaaggaagaagattttaatttttttgtagtttttatgatgattgctttttatcatcaagagattttaccaattaaacttGGATTCACAAAATCTTATTgaccttttaaattttaactagCAGTATCACTTTGATATTTTACCTATTAAACTCGAATTCACAAAATCTTATTAACCTTTTTGATTGCCTGGACTTGTTAGGGTATGCATTATTATAGTTCTcttcttgttttctatttgCTAGAAGAaatcctctccctctctctctctccatgtcTATATGTATTTTTGCTTGTGTGTCCTTGTTTGTCTAAACTGAAGGCAATTGCAATGCAGGTATGAGCTGAATGTTGATTTGTTGCATGTCCATGCTGATAAAAGCACGTTCCATTGATTTGACAAAATCAATGTTAAGTATAATCCTTGCAGACGGAGTAGACTCAGAGGTATAATCTTAAAGCAGGACAACCTTATCCAAGGTTTGCTTTATAATTACAGTTTTAAACCTGCTTTTTGTCTGCATAATCTTTAATGGTTGCAAACTGGATTGAAAATCAATTGTATTTGGAGAAACATTTTGAAATTAGTACCAGCTTTATCTTTTGTTCATTTTCTGTCCTTCATAATTGATTTATCATCTTCATTATAAGTTTCAAAGTTTGGAAAAACATCacacaaacataaacatattATTTAGAACCCTAGTTTTTTTAATACCAGAATCCAACAGACACGTTTACAACTATCAGGTGTCCCGTGTGCCTAATCTGGTTTTACAATATTTACtaagtaaattaatttaaatggaTTTTTGAAACTGAGAATATGGTTGTATATCAGCATTATATTGTTGACTAGTGTAAGAAAGGCTTTTTGGTGGACGGAACGAGTTTGAATAAGCATGTTTAGCAGTGTTATCTTAATTACTTGGGTTTGCTGTGTGaatattttctttccatttttacTATAAGACATATGCTAATCACCTGAAGTGAATCCCCAAGCacgagaccaatcaaataaagtCCCAGCAAATGAAGCTATGACCTGATCC comes from Castanea sativa cultivar Marrone di Chiusa Pesio chromosome 3, ASM4071231v1 and encodes:
- the LOC142626924 gene encoding uncharacterized protein LOC142626924 isoform X2, with the protein product MDRYGLKDFYIQVDTLHIPQNLAQDKVFKDTPIDKTLKKIRDELLEGKGFSVELDWVSRHCNAVANSFAAIGSDVQFAKEGGADLSGFLLEKEFYAMNYPKWKGEGFFEFFDEESYQIWDKDIGFPKGFKEILLRTFRNRVIIPSDIHGRPTSFEIPEFNIVDPIGKQFLDLIHVIAGLISNEEISSILSQFCCEGEDTPKEEYLIDVNYIKKARKSSNDLFNFLESIQVHLTQTSLPFKKGVLKVFA
- the LOC142626924 gene encoding uncharacterized protein LOC142626924 isoform X1; translation: MDRYGLKDFYIQVDTLHIPQNLAQDKVFKDTPIDKTLKKIRDELLEGKGFSVELDWVSRHCNAVANSFAAIGSDVQFAKEGGADLSGFLLEKEFYAMNYPKWKGEGFFEFFDEESYQIWDKDIGFPKGFKEILLRTFRNRVIIPSDIHGRPTSFEIPEFNIVDPIGKQFLDLIHVIAGLISNEEISSILSQFCCEGEDTPKEEYLIDVNYIKKARKSSNDLFNFLESIQVHLTQTSLPFKKTNTVLKKSIPDPIIEFHRRWKYFGSFCFQIKMSTNFQESDEDLDRFKAYQDSISKLPLVSYDGYQPHLRASGERNQNFYELLGTIAVGGDFG